gtaaaacaaatgGTAATTTGTAGGTACCATGTCGGACTCTGAGGTCACATCTTCTGCATTATTTTTGAGAATGTGAAGGTTTTAACAACATGACTCGTCCTTAGATTTCGAGGAGGGTATAGAATGAGGATGCCAGAATCTTTACAACCCCCTCTACATTCCAATATGATGACAAGTTCCTGCATGGCTGAATTTAATTATTCTCCAATAAATCATCAGCCCAACTTATTTTTGTAACGATGTGGCGAGTATGACATCTACTGGTGAGAGTGGGAACTGCAGGAATAGGTGAACCAAATGCTTCTGTTATAGTGGTGATATCCAAAAATGGACAGTTGTATAAGcagggtagaaaaaaaaacacacccctAGGGTACTTTTtacttgaaaacaaaaaaaggtgtcaGTAAgaagttaataaaataaaaataataataataataaaaaataaataaaataaaataaattgaattgaattaaatgaaatgaaattaattaaattaaattaaattaaaataaattaaaatagtaATAAGAAATAACATGTTTcacaaaatgttaatatttgtaCACATATctctaaataaattaattaaaaataaggTATCAGTGGAGGCAAATAATAATGAGTAGCCTATAtacactaaaaataaaaaaggttttttatttgtgcatatgacacaataaaaataaaaatacagtaattcAAGAAAATGCACAGATGGGATGGGAAAAAAGAGGGCTTGTAAAAGCGTCCTGCCTAACATTGGACATTAAAGACAGGGGGAATTGGAAATTAAAGACCCTTATCAGCAATTaacaaacatgcaaatataacatatctaaaacaaacaagcaaacaaacaaaaacagaaaacaaaacaaaaattaaaaaaaagtgtaggGGATTAAATTACAAAGAAGTAAtactacagacaaaaaaataccaagggataaaaaaaataaataaaaatcaatttacAAATAACCAAAACCAGGgatagaagaaaaaaagaaaaaatacttattatatatatatatatatatatatatatatatatatatatatataatactttattttgaattgtGAATACAAATATTAACCTTAATATAGAATATGATTCATTGATATGTATGTTACTACACAGTAGTGTTTCACTCTGAACAGACCATCAGTGATTCACCACCTGTTTGGTTTTTCACTTATTCGGAAGCAGTGCGTCACGTCACGTGCTCGCCTCAACACTTTCACAACATCATTTCTCTGGAAATTTTCAGACAGGGCCGTAAGTTTCTATTTTGTCCTCCCCTCCCCTTCACTGCAGACTGACATGATGCTGCACCAACTGTGTCAGCTGTACTCTGTCCGGCTCGACCAATGAGCTGTTGACTCTGCTCTGTCGAAGAAACTGTGTGGCCTGTGTCGGACATTTCGGCTCTTCAGTGCTTTAACGGCAGTTGTGTTTGAGCCAAAATGGCGCCAATGGTTGGCACTGGAAGAACCATTTGGGAGGGATGAGCAGAGATCCAATGAAACAGATAAGTCagtaaaacacagagaaaggaAATAACATTCACACGCCTGCATACTTGTcgaagttgttttgtgttacCAACGTCCAGTAGCAGCCACAGCTGGCTAATAACGCGAAATACAAGAGCTAATGTTGGCTATGCGCCTGGTTTAAATTACcgttagctagttaacgttactaAGATATTAAAGAGTCGGACTGACGGCGGACAGTAAGGTGAGTAAATGTGTTGTTACTAATGTGTCGGGCCTGTCTGCGCGTTTGACTCGTCCAAGACAACCAATTCAACTTTTAACGGCttattaaaaagacacaatgtacAGTTATTACATGTCATACAGTAACATATAGTCAGCAGTCACAGGTCATTTCTTTTGTAGAGTCTGCACTTTGCTTCTTAAACTGTTGATTACAGACACTCATGAACACGTCATATTTAAATGTAATGGCGCTGTGACAGGCATTTGATGTggtttgctgtttgtgtgcatgctgGTGTTTCCCTGATCGACCTCAGGATGGCTCAGTGGGAGAGACTGAGGCAGCTTCCTGCTGCTTACACACAGCAGCTACATGAGCTCTATGACAGGGATGCTCTGCCCATGGATGTAAGGCATTACCTGGCAGCCTGGATTGAGAAGCAGGAGTGGTAAGGCATCTGTTTTACACCTGATAGCATTTAACCCACACAATATCATTCAAATATTGGAGTTAATTACCCTATTTGTGAAATACTCTGCAAGCTGAGACTTGGTTTGTGTCCTTCAGGCAACGAGCAGCACGGGACTATGACTTCGCTAAGGTGTTGTTCCAGGTCCTGCTGGAAAATCTGGATATCCAACACAGCCGCTTCGTCCAGGAGGAGTCATTCTTACTGCAGCACAACATCAGGCGCTATAAACAGAACTTTCAGGTTTGTGCGTAGGGGatatgtggaaaaataaaagcaccattgggtgacatttttattttaaacaggaaatatttacagtaaatatgaagacCACAATAGTTCCCATCAGCTTTTTACACTTATTAGTGTGGTTGTTGaatgcatgtttgcatgttgcTTGAGTCAAGGAAAAGATTTTGAGTTTCATCCTATTCCTTATTGTAAGTACAGTCAGCATTCAACAACTGGCCAGCTCACTTAGTGTAGGTCCATGGTACAGGCAGGCAATCCAAAAACGCATCTGAGGCACTCTGACTGTAGTAAAAAATTCTTTATTCATACATGGATAAACCAACGTGTTTTGACtagagtcttcatcagggtgtagATAATCAGaaaagacattttgtgtctttagaGAACTTTTTTCaagtcaatatttttttttttttgactcctGTTGTCCTACCTGTGATAATAATTTTAAGTATTTAACTCTGACTCGGTTTTCCATCTGATCTCTCCCCACTGACAGAGCTACCTGGAGGAACCGTGTGCCTTGGCAAACACAATCCTCTGGTTtttggagaaagagagggaaatcCTGCAGAGTGCCGATCTGGCTGAACAGGTTGGGGCAACATTTCATAAACTTATCGCACGTAATGGAAAGGAAACACCCTGCTGCACATAAAACATTTCATGAAAACAGCTTGGGTATATAAATAGTTACACACATACTGCTCTTGAAAATGGAAGTTGTCACTgggtatttttttgtctttttttttttgtatgactCATATGACTCAATGGTCATCCCCCAAAAGTGCATGTGCTGCTTGTCTGCAGTACTCTGACTCAAATCAAAACTCTTAAATATTTAAAGCCAAGTTTACAAAGGATATGTTCAAGGTGTACATTGTGAATTTCCATTATATGTTTTGCGGGTTTAAACTGttctgaaaaatgtatttgcagtTATTTAGAAAGCTCCCCATGTAATGAAGACAAACTACCAGACTCAGTGTGTGGGCTagaaagcagcagccaatttgACTCTCACTTATTCTTGGCACTGCAACAACAGCATCACATGTGAATGACTCTTAATCTCTAAACCTGCTCCTCCCTCTCATTTGCTTTATCTCAGGTGAAGTTTTTGCATGTAGAGCAGGAAGCCATGGAGACAAGCAGCCAGCAGGACCTTGAACGTAAAATGGCTGGCCTCAGGAATGAAGTGCAGGTGCAGATTAATTTTGCTTTATGATATTATGTTGTGCCTCATAGATGAAAGATGTTGCAGttcatccattattttttcTCTCGACTACAGTGCATGGAACATACAATGCTATGTCTGGAGGAACAGCAAGATGAGTTTGACTTTAAATACCAAACCCACAAGATGGAAGGCAAGCAAATTAAAAATATCTGGTCATATTTCCCTGTTGTGACAGGATGAGTAATAAATGTCCTGAATCACAGCTAAATGTTCTCCTTTGTGTTTGATCTGTCTTATATGGAAACTGTGACCCCACTGTGGAAACTTTTATGCAGCTGTGATAGATGAAGCTGTGAAGAAAGAACAGATGAAAGTCCTTCAGCTACTTGTCAACAGACTCAATGACTGTAGAAAGGTATGAAGCTATCAGTATTCTGAAGTAAGATCCTCATCTCCTGAGTCAGATTATTTtcctaattatttatttatttttgtctcatACAATCCCCTTCTTAGAGCACACTCACAGACCTCAGTAAGCTCCTGGACAGAACTGATGACCTGATCAACACGCTGGTGAATAAGGAGCTGGTGGAGTGGCAGAGGAGGCAGCAGAAATCCTGCATTGGTGCTCCAGACAATGTTTGTCTGGATCAACTGGAGAAGTGGTATGTTCATGTCCAGTTGCTCTGCGTTAGTTTTAATCTTTGgcatttactgtaaaacttaGATCAATAATCCCTCTGGAAATTAAGTGCGAGGCTGGAGAACAGACTGCTGTTTTATAGCTGGAATTTGAGACTTTCTCGGAATCACCACCAGTTACCATCTCACATCCatggtcttttttttgttggatttttctgtttgtttttttttctgttgttattatAATGTCATCTCAGGACAGGAACATCTTGAGAGAATTCCCTCAAATTTAGTCCAAATTTCCActtatattttatatccaaaaagttgaaggtcagcttcactgtgaagtgttctgcaaaaacacttttctggccaccACTCAGGAAGAAAAGGCGAGACATtcagtcagatactgaattggtgactctagtCTTGGATGCCCACCTTCAAAtcgtgctgattgtatagatctgtgctgccaggggagagatgtgtgtgaagcatcgaCTTtctagaatttgtagcttctttgcaacAAGCTCCATATCTGAAGCATTCATGTCTACTGTAGTGGCTACACATGGGTCTGCAAAGACacggatgtaaactgcaacttgactcaCTGGCAAAGACAAACACCCGCAAGGTTGAAATTTTTCCCCTTTTATAAGTCTTGTGTGAACATAATCATGTTTGCTCTTTCGCTCTTGTTCTGCAGGTTCACCTGTGTGGCAGAGTGTTTGTTCCAGGTGCGGGAGTTTCTTGGTAAGCTGGACGAGCTGGTAGGAAAAGTGTCCTATGACAACGACCCTGTGAAGGCCCAAAAGCCTGTGCTGCAGAAGAGAGCAGATACTCTTCTAAAAGACTTACTCAAGAGGTCTGTCTTCCTGGACACACTGTCTTACACCCCCTTTCTTTCTTGGTTTCCTTGTAAGATTTcctgacattttgttttacctTTTCTTGAAGTTCCTTTGTGGTTGAGTCTCAGCCAGCCATGCCTCAGGGGAAAGGACCACTGGTGCTCCGCACAAACGTACAGTTCTCTGTCAAGACCAGGTCAGTGTGCCACTCAAGGCAATCACTGCAATGCTGTGTATTTATCTGAATTCGGTTTTAGTACATGTTTGTGACATAATCTATATGTATAGACTTTTTTTCTGGTTACACACTGATCAACTCATTCATTGTGATGTGGTCATCAGCATTAGAGTGATAGTTATGCATGTTGGATCACTGACACAAACAGACCAAAACACAGGGTTGTTGTCAAGCTTAACCCACCTGAACTCATTTATCTTGGGCTGTAGAGGATTGTAGTTCACCACATAAACATTACAGCAGTTCTGAACTTACCTGAGGATAATAAGGAGGACATTGATAGGTTGAACCAGCATTGCATAATTTCAGATGTAGCCTAGTTAGAAATTACTTTAAAACTTATGTCAGAGTTTAAGTGCTACTAACATTTTAAGGGTTGCACCAGCTGAAATAGAATAGAAACGTAGGCAGAAGTCACAACTGATGTCTTACACCCAACCCTTTGGTAGGTGTAAAGTCCTCAGTAAAACCGCGGTTGTCATGGTGCATTGTTTTGAAAGGTGGAATAACTTGGAGGATGAAAAGTAGGCAATGTGTGCCTTttattcttaaaaaagaaatgcttaAAATTGAGTGGGTTTGTCTGTAAACATGCAGAATCAAGGGCACACATATAAGATAATACTTATAAGTAAGTGGGCAATTGCATATGAATATATACTGTGTGGCATTGGCAAGCAAATATATCAGCGTAGATAACTTTCTAATAAACAACTACTGATTAATAACAGTTTTTCAGTGCAGGCTatcattatttatgtgttataACTTTACAATTTCACCTGCTCGATTAAAAGATACTGCTGTATGACTCTATGTTGTAATTGACAGTTTCACCACTTGATGTCACTGTTGTTCTGCATTAGCTGTAGGTTAAGGTTGTACAGTTAATAACTGATCATAATGCTTTGTTGTCATTTACGTACctttttgttgttctttggtGATTAATGTCAGATATTTATAGCTGTTGGAGAGAGTAGGGCTTTTCCCTGATTGGCCatgcagaaatgaaaatgtaatggTTAGTGTGGTCTTTACATCACAGTTGCTAAGAAGTTGACGTCTCCGTGGTGGAACCAAACATCGACACAGCTTTCCGATCAAACTAACTAGTTTTAATGTATTGTTTAGTGTGGACTTTGCAccctaaaaaaaacatttgtattaCAGTTACTCACcgtgtgttaccttgaattcatgaggaaaactttttctcacatgcttcCATAATTAACCGAGAATCCAAACATTCCTCATGAATTAAAGTAAACAGGGATGGTgttaaacaaaagcaaaacatccatttacaagctctcacacaactcatgcagtgtaatTTAAGTCATTAAACTGTTATgatttaaaacatgtcagtagaaAACAGTCTCATATTTTCAAAGTTCTAAAATCTCACACTCAACTTGGTATTTTCAGGCTTCTTGTGAAGTTCCCTGAGCTGAACCACTCGATGAAAGTGAATGTTTCCATGGACAGGTAAGAGCCCTCCTTTTAGTATGAGTTACTTTTACTACACTCACCGCAAACTGGTAGCCTTCTTGACTTCAGacaataaatgatgatgttttGTGGTCTGTTTTTCCTCCCCCTTGAAAATAGGGAGGCTCCTCAGATCAAAGGGTGAGTAGTTGATTTATAGAACTTAAGCTTTCACATGAAGCAGTAATTATAGCATAACTTTTATACCTTTTGCCATGatgtgactttgtttttactAAACCTGGTATGTTTGTAGATACCGACGTTTTAATATCCTGGGGACCAACACCAAGGCCTTAAACATGGCAGAGAGCCAGAGTGGAGGCATGGTGGCCGACTTCAGACATCTTGTGAGTGATAATGacttaaaaagagaaaaaaaatgacatgacaacTGAGGAAACCCTTCTCAACAATAAGATATAAAGCCAACAGCACAACTGCAACATCTGAAGGTTAAATCCTGTCACATACTTCGTTGACAAGTACAACGATAAAGCAGTCTCCAGCAGCTCAACTGAGGCGATTAAAAGACCAGAAATTCAAATAGCAATAGTCAGTCTTTAATTTCAGGTGGTAATGTTGTTGCTTGacttattttgtgttgttttgtgtgcagACTCTGAGGGAGCAGAAGTCTGGAGGTGGTGGCAAAGGAGCCAGTGATGTGAGTTGACTTTGGCAATCCTGAAGATATAATCTTTACCCACAATTTAATTCAGTACGTCATAATTCAAGAAGATGTGAGCAACCAAATAAtgatctgtatgtgtgtgtgtgtgtgtgtgtgtgtgtgttgtggggtTAACAGATTTCTTTCAGTGTCACAGAGGAGCTGCACATCATCTACTTCAACACTGTATTTGAGCTGAAGGGCATGTCAGTTGAGTTGCAGGTAGAATTATTTCTTGGCTGGCGTTACGAAAATGTCATTAACCTGCATGTGCTCTGTATAAAAATTAAGCTTTATATgattgttcttattgtcttgaTTATGAAAATATGACCTAAATAACAGTTGTTTGTCCCTGGCACCCAACCTAGGCCTCCTCCATCCCAGTGGTCATCATTTCCAACTCCAGCCAGCAGCAGAGCGCCTGCGCATCTGTCCTCTGGTTCAATATGCTCAGTCTGGACACCAAGGTGACAGATCCCCATGACTGACACACACCGTGGAGCATTTTACAATTACGCTGTTTTATCAGAAGATATTAGAAACtaattttgtgtgtatgtgcatctgTTTCTCCAGGACGTCATGTTCTTTGCCAACACTCCTGCAGCCCCTTGGCCGCAATTTGGAGAGATGTTGAGCTGGCAGTTTCTCTCCGCCACTAAACGTGGTCTGAATGACGCTCAGCTGGAAATGCTTGCACTCAGACTCTTTGGTAAATGCTGCTTCTGTGTTTCGCTTCAGTTGCttgtctctgcttttttttttttttaaagtctatacaTAATAGGACTAAATGTATTTATCTGTGAGTCAAACAGAATAATCAGGAAACGCCTTAGCCTAACATTTAAggataaaaaaataactcaaaccTCAGCACTTCTGGAAGAGTACTAGAAACATAGTGCAACTTTCAACTGAATTGTAATTTTGGCCTTTTTGATGCCATTtcgaattattattatttttttttgttgttgtatttgtcCACTTTCTCATAAATCAAGTTGACTGCACAGACCGTACCCAACCCTGACCATTAGGGGAGGtattggtgaagattctcagtcatccaggtcatggtaatcctaagtgctgtatcgtaggcagctagtcttgcttgagtttcttgaagacatttcacctgtcATCCAAGAGGCCTCTTCAGTTCTAACAGTGTGGTGCAGAGTCGCTTAATTCTAAACACATGATGGCCGGATGGgtcaacaactcacatgtgacTTTAACAATGTA
This region of Epinephelus fuscoguttatus linkage group LG1, E.fuscoguttatus.final_Chr_v1 genomic DNA includes:
- the stat2 gene encoding signal transducer and activator of transcription 2 isoform X1: MAQWERLRQLPAAYTQQLHELYDRDALPMDVRHYLAAWIEKQEWQRAARDYDFAKVLFQVLLENLDIQHSRFVQEESFLLQHNIRRYKQNFQSYLEEPCALANTILWFLEKEREILQSADLAEQVKFLHVEQEAMETSSQQDLERKMAGLRNEVQCMEHTMLCLEEQQDEFDFKYQTHKMEAVIDEAVKKEQMKVLQLLVNRLNDCRKSTLTDLSKLLDRTDDLINTLVNKELVEWQRRQQKSCIGAPDNVCLDQLEKWFTCVAECLFQVREFLGKLDELVGKVSYDNDPVKAQKPVLQKRADTLLKDLLKSSFVVESQPAMPQGKGPLVLRTNVQFSVKTRLLVKFPELNHSMKVNVSMDREAPQIKGYRRFNILGTNTKALNMAESQSGGMVADFRHLTLREQKSGGGGKGASDISFSVTEELHIIYFNTVFELKGMSVELQASSIPVVIISNSSQQQSACASVLWFNMLSLDTKDVMFFANTPAAPWPQFGEMLSWQFLSATKRGLNDAQLEMLALRLFGKQQSYDTCKVTWSKFSKENPPDTFWVWFDGILVMVKTYLEDLWRDGLIMGFVSKGKEKSLLKKKQRGTFLLRFSESIIGGITFSWVETTITGEPDVKTVQPFTKVDLIQIPFSEIIRNFQILEAENIPENPLLYLYPNTPKDEAFGKYYSDKSGSDSPYIKYIKTKLMFVSKENTLEARSPMSSDMAQGEGLEPMNGLCGEAAEQDGSPHALQSPLEMYHPDPMLSGSVVATENDLQMFLNNPNLFIDSDILQDEPGLSDFSLSGFNCLPPQSCGSIFQ
- the stat2 gene encoding signal transducer and activator of transcription 2 isoform X2, which codes for MAQWERLRQLPAAYTQQLHELYDRDALPMDVRHYLAAWIEKQEWQRAARDYDFAKVLFQVLLENLDIQHSRFVQEESFLLQHNIRRYKQNFQSYLEEPCALANTILWFLEKEREILQSADLAEQVKFLHVEQEAMETSSQQDLERKMAGLRNEVQCMEHTMLCLEEQQDEFDFKYQTHKMEAVIDEAVKKEQMKVLQLLVNRLNDCRKSTLTDLSKLLDRTDDLINTLVNKELVEWQRRQQKSCIGAPDNVCLDQLEKWFTCVAECLFQVREFLGKLDELVGKVSYDNDPVKAQKPVLQKRADTLLKDLLKSSFVVESQPAMPQGKGPLVLRTNVQFSVKTRLLVKFPELNHSMKVNVSMDREAPQIKGYRRFNILGTNTKALNMAESQSGGMVADFRHLTLREQKSGGGGKGASDISFSVTEELHIIYFNTVFELKGMSVELQASSIPVVIISNSSQQQSACASVLWFNMLSLDTKDVMFFANTPAAPWPQFGEMLSWQFLSATKRGLNDAQLEMLALRLFGKQQSYDTCKVTWSKFSKENPPDTFWVWFDGILVMVKTYLEDLWRDGLIMGFVSKGKEKSLLKKKQRGTFLLRFSESIIGGITFSWVETTITGEPDVKTVQPFTKVDLIQIPFSEIIRNFQILEAENIPENPLLYLYPNTPKDEAFGKYYSDKSGSDSPYIKYIKTKLMFVSKETRRESSCPAVTSRDVSP